From Gottschalkiaceae bacterium SANA:
GCAATGGCTCTTTTCTGTGACTCATAGGAAAAAGCATCCTGCTCTTCCCGGCTGATCCCATGCTTAGCCGCGATATTTTCCGCTGTGATGCCCATATGATAATTGTTGAACACATCGGTCAGCCCGTCTCCAATCAAGGAGTCCACTGCCGCTAAATTACCCAATTTGCTTCCCGTTCGATTTTTACCAGAAAGCAGGAATGGGGCCGCGCTCATCAACTCAACACCACCTGCTACTACCAGGTTTGCACTTCCGCTTTGAATGCCGGCAAGGCCATTCATGACAGCCTTCATCCCACTTCCGCAAACCATATTCAAGGAATAAGCGGGCGTCTCTACAGGAAATCCCGCATTCAAACTGACTTGCCGCGCAATCCCCTGCTTCAAGCCTGCAGATAATACATTGCCAATAATAACTTCATCTACTTCGGCTACCAATTCCTGATGATCTTTTAGCATTTCTTTAAGCACAGCTCCGCCCAGATCACCCGCATTGGTGTCTTTCAAGGTTCCCAAAAATTTACCGATTGGCGATCGCTTGGCCTCAACAATATATACTTTTTTCATACTTCCCTCCCATTTAATGCGAAAAGAAGGATTATCTAATTTTACACACGATAATACGATACAAACTGTCGCGCATGTTCCTGTACCAATTCATCAATCGAAAAACGACTAAAGGTATCTTTCGACAGAAGATAAATGGTGTAAGCCCCCAAGATGCTATTGATGAAGGTTGACGCCATTTTTTCAGGATCTCCGTTAATCATTCCTTCAGACTCAAGGTGTATAAAATAGGGCATAATCCCCTTCTTAAATCCCCTAGACATCTTCAGTTTAACGAATTTTTCCATATTGTCCGGCAACCTCATTTGAATCAGATAAAGGCTCTTGTTTCTCTTACAGTATTCCAAATAATCTGCTGCGATTTCGCTCATGCTTTTTTCGAAATCCTGACTGATCAGCCGCTCAATTTCATCATTCAAATGCATTTCTTCCACGTAATACTCCAGAGTCTCCTGAAATAAGGTTTCCTTGTTGCCAAAATGACGAAAAAGAGTAATTTCATTCACATTCGATTTCTCCGCAATTTGTTTGGTTGTCGCTCGTGTATATCCCTGCTCAGAAAATAACTGTAGAGCAGTCGACATAATCCTCGTTCTCGTTTCGTCTTTTTTCGACATATGATTTCCACCCGTTTCTCTATTGAATTCTTGCAACCCATGCAAGTTCTTTTACGCTTATGTGATAATTATATCATGTTCTTGGCTTAAAAAGCCTTCCATAAGTTGATAAAACGCATGGGGTTTTTCATACATAGACGCATGCCCACAGTCTTCCAGCTCAACCAACTCGCTTCGCTTTAAGTGCTCATGCAGATATCTAGCTTCATTGATCGGCGTAATATAATC
This genomic window contains:
- a CDS encoding TetR/AcrR family transcriptional regulator, with product MSKKDETRTRIMSTALQLFSEQGYTRATTKQIAEKSNVNEITLFRHFGNKETLFQETLEYYVEEMHLNDEIERLISQDFEKSMSEIAADYLEYCKRNKSLYLIQMRLPDNMEKFVKLKMSRGFKKGIMPYFIHLESEGMINGDPEKMASTFINSILGAYTIYLLSKDTFSRFSIDELVQEHARQFVSYYRV